The following proteins come from a genomic window of Achromobacter deleyi:
- a CDS encoding L-threonylcarbamoyladenylate synthase: MALHLDIHPANPQPRLLKQAAQWLNDGGLVAVPTDSSYAVVARLDDKNAADGLRRLRGLDDRHHLTLLCRDLAEIGHFARVDNRQYRLLKAATPGPWTFILEATKEVPRRVSHPSRKTIGIRVPAHAVMLGLLEQMGAPLLSTTLIPKDETDALNDAEAIRERYDHELAAIIDAGACPHSPTTVIDLTGDDPVVVRVGRGDPATLGLA, translated from the coding sequence ATGGCCCTTCATTTAGATATCCACCCCGCGAATCCCCAACCGCGCCTGCTCAAGCAGGCCGCCCAATGGCTGAACGACGGGGGCCTGGTGGCGGTGCCCACCGATTCCAGCTACGCGGTGGTCGCGCGCCTGGACGACAAGAACGCCGCCGACGGCCTGCGCCGACTGCGCGGCCTTGACGACCGCCACCACCTGACGCTGCTGTGCCGCGACCTGGCCGAGATCGGCCACTTCGCGCGCGTCGATAACCGCCAGTACCGCCTGCTCAAGGCCGCCACGCCGGGGCCGTGGACCTTCATCCTGGAGGCCACCAAGGAAGTGCCGCGGCGCGTGTCGCACCCGTCGCGCAAGACCATCGGCATCCGCGTGCCGGCCCATGCCGTGATGCTGGGCCTGCTCGAACAGATGGGCGCGCCGCTGCTGTCGACCACGCTGATCCCGAAGGATGAGACCGATGCGCTGAACGACGCCGAGGCCATCCGCGAGCGCTACGACCATGAGCTGGCGGCCATCATCGACGCGGGCGCCTGCCCGCATTCGCCGACCACCGTGATCGACCTGACCGGCGACGACCCCGTCGTGGTGCGGGTGGGGCGCGGCGATCCGGCCACGCTGGGCCTGGCCTGA
- a CDS encoding neutral zinc metallopeptidase has protein sequence MRLDDSRESDNVEDRRASGPRIGGRGTIGIGTIVLALVAMYFGVDPSVVLQMAEGPATQQQQAPASRPPANDPQARFVSKVLGETEDTWSAIFQKDLNRQYVPPKLVLFRGATPTACGTGQAAMGPFYCPGDSKVYIDLAFFDELQNRFKAPGDFAQAYVIAHEVGHHVQHLLGISDQVDNLRRRNPSQANALSVRMELQADCFAGLWAQRANAARNILEGGDVEEALAAATAIGDDRLQKQSQGYVVPDAFTHGSSAQRVRWFKRGLDSGDLKQCDTFAASSL, from the coding sequence ATGCGCCTGGACGATTCCCGCGAAAGCGACAATGTGGAAGACCGCCGCGCCAGCGGTCCGCGCATCGGCGGCCGTGGCACCATCGGCATCGGCACCATCGTGCTGGCCCTGGTGGCCATGTATTTCGGCGTCGACCCCAGCGTGGTGCTGCAGATGGCCGAGGGCCCCGCCACGCAGCAACAGCAGGCCCCCGCCAGCCGCCCGCCCGCCAACGACCCGCAGGCGCGCTTCGTCTCCAAGGTGCTGGGCGAGACCGAGGACACCTGGAGCGCCATCTTCCAGAAAGACCTGAACCGCCAGTACGTGCCGCCCAAGCTGGTGCTGTTCCGCGGCGCCACGCCCACCGCCTGTGGCACCGGCCAGGCGGCAATGGGGCCGTTCTACTGCCCCGGCGACAGCAAGGTCTACATCGACCTGGCGTTCTTCGACGAACTGCAGAACCGCTTCAAGGCGCCCGGCGATTTCGCCCAGGCCTACGTCATCGCGCACGAGGTCGGCCATCACGTCCAGCACCTGCTGGGCATTTCCGACCAGGTCGACAACCTGCGCCGGCGCAACCCGTCGCAGGCCAACGCGCTGTCGGTGCGCATGGAACTGCAGGCCGACTGCTTCGCCGGCCTGTGGGCGCAACGCGCCAACGCCGCCCGCAACATCCTGGAAGGCGGCGACGTCGAGGAAGCGCTGGCCGCCGCCACCGCCATCGGCGACGACCGGCTGCAGAAGCAGAGCCAGGGCTACGTGGTGCCCGACGCCTTCACCCACGGCTCGTCGGCGCAGCGCGTGCGCTGGTTCAAGCGCGGCCTGGACAGCGGCGATCTCAAGCAATGCGATACTTTCGCCGCCAGCTCGCTGTAG
- a CDS encoding site-2 protease family protein — MNDIIQTIAVYAIPVIFAITLHEAAHGYVARMFGDPTAYQAGRISLNPARHIDPVGTLLVPAVILLMSKLLGSPGMLFGWAKPVPVDFGRLRRPKKDMLWVALAGPAANLLMAILWVFSLRLFLETGMQESFWFEMAMAGVQVNLVLMALNLLPIPPLDGGRILFSLLPNRLAWQYSKIEPYGLVIVVVLLVTDVLWILMRPVLALGTAIVQWFL, encoded by the coding sequence ATGAATGACATCATCCAGACGATCGCGGTCTACGCGATACCGGTTATCTTCGCCATCACCCTGCACGAGGCCGCGCACGGCTACGTCGCGCGCATGTTCGGCGATCCGACGGCATACCAGGCGGGCCGCATCAGCCTGAACCCGGCGCGCCACATCGACCCGGTCGGCACGCTGCTGGTGCCGGCGGTGATCCTGTTGATGTCCAAGCTGCTGGGCAGCCCCGGCATGCTGTTCGGCTGGGCCAAGCCGGTGCCGGTCGATTTCGGCCGGCTGCGCCGTCCCAAGAAGGACATGCTGTGGGTGGCGCTGGCCGGTCCCGCCGCCAACCTGCTGATGGCGATCCTGTGGGTGTTTTCGCTGCGCCTGTTTCTCGAAACCGGCATGCAGGAGAGTTTCTGGTTCGAAATGGCGATGGCCGGCGTGCAGGTCAACCTGGTGCTGATGGCGCTGAACCTGCTGCCGATTCCGCCGCTGGACGGGGGACGCATCCTCTTCAGCCTGCTGCCCAACCGCCTGGCCTGGCAATACTCGAAAATCGAGCCGTATGGCCTGGTGATCGTGGTGGTGCTGCTGGTGACCGACGTACTCTGGATATTGATGCGTCCGGTATTGGCGTTGGGAACGGCAATCGTTCAGTGGTTTCTGTAG
- a CDS encoding ArsR/SmtB family transcription factor, producing MESEFADINLSAVAGAIADPARARMLCVLLDGRARTATELAAAAEIGASTASSHFQRLREQGLVEQAAQGKHRYYRLANAEVARALEALLVVAGAERTPFKPNTPSALREARTCYDHMAGTLAVRIHDAMLARQWLAADGRDYALTPLGEASLAQVGVDVAQARQRRRRFACPCLDWSERRSHLGGALGAALLEALLARGWIDKDLDSRALSVTRKGARQFPAFFGMPDEASGDSADWRRSGGHAAA from the coding sequence ATGGAATCCGAGTTCGCCGATATCAATCTGTCGGCCGTCGCCGGCGCGATCGCCGATCCGGCGCGGGCGCGCATGCTGTGCGTGCTGCTGGACGGCCGCGCCCGCACCGCCACCGAACTGGCCGCGGCCGCCGAGATCGGCGCGTCCACCGCCAGCAGCCATTTCCAGCGCCTGCGCGAGCAGGGCCTGGTGGAGCAGGCGGCGCAGGGCAAGCATCGTTATTACCGGCTGGCCAATGCCGAAGTCGCGCGCGCGCTGGAGGCGCTGCTGGTGGTGGCGGGCGCCGAGCGCACGCCGTTCAAGCCCAACACGCCATCGGCATTGCGCGAGGCGCGCACCTGCTACGACCACATGGCCGGCACGCTGGCCGTGCGCATCCATGACGCGATGCTGGCGCGCCAGTGGCTGGCGGCCGATGGCCGCGATTATGCGCTGACGCCGCTGGGCGAGGCCTCGCTGGCGCAGGTCGGGGTGGACGTGGCGCAGGCGCGCCAGCGCCGCCGCCGCTTCGCCTGCCCGTGCCTGGACTGGAGCGAGCGCCGCTCGCATCTGGGCGGCGCGCTCGGCGCCGCGTTGCTGGAGGCGCTGCTCGCGCGCGGCTGGATCGACAAGGACCTGGATTCGCGCGCGCTGTCGGTCACGCGCAAGGGAGCGCGCCAGTTTCCGGCGTTCTTCGGCATGCCCGACGAGGCCTCCGGCGATAGCGCGGACTGGCGCCGTAGCGGCGGCCACGCCGCGGCCTAG
- the dapA gene encoding 4-hydroxy-tetrahydrodipicolinate synthase, which yields MASPATAAGVNFQGSMVALVTPMQPDGSLDYAAYRSLIDWHIQEGTDALVVVGTTGESPTVSMEEHAELIRVAVEHAAGRIPVIAGVGANSTDEAIHLTRHAKAVGAQAGLSVVPYYNKPSQEGLYRHFRAIVEAVDLPTILYNVPGRTVADMSNETVLRLAQVPGIIGIKDATGDIARGGLLLREAPASFQVFSGDDPTAAALILLGARGNISVTANVAPKLMRDLCAAALAGNVPKVRELNAHLARLNKALFVEANPIPVKWALAEMGRTALGYRLPLVELGAPHHETVRRVLQETGLL from the coding sequence ATGGCATCCCCTGCAACCGCCGCAGGCGTTAATTTCCAGGGCAGCATGGTGGCCCTCGTCACCCCGATGCAGCCCGATGGCAGCCTTGACTACGCTGCCTACCGGTCGTTGATCGACTGGCATATCCAGGAAGGAACCGATGCACTGGTGGTGGTGGGCACCACCGGGGAATCGCCGACGGTCTCCATGGAAGAGCATGCGGAGCTGATCCGCGTGGCGGTCGAGCATGCCGCCGGCCGCATTCCGGTCATCGCTGGCGTGGGCGCCAACTCCACCGACGAAGCCATCCACCTCACGCGCCACGCCAAGGCGGTGGGCGCGCAGGCAGGCCTGTCGGTGGTGCCGTACTACAACAAGCCGTCGCAGGAAGGCCTGTACCGCCACTTCCGCGCCATCGTGGAAGCGGTCGATCTGCCGACCATCCTGTACAACGTGCCGGGCCGCACCGTGGCCGACATGAGCAACGAAACGGTGCTGCGTCTGGCTCAGGTGCCGGGCATCATCGGCATCAAGGACGCTACCGGCGACATCGCGCGCGGCGGCCTGCTGCTGCGCGAAGCGCCGGCCAGCTTCCAGGTTTTCAGCGGCGATGATCCCACCGCGGCCGCCCTGATCCTGCTGGGCGCGCGCGGCAATATCTCCGTGACCGCCAACGTCGCGCCCAAGCTGATGCGCGACTTGTGTGCCGCCGCCCTGGCGGGCAACGTGCCGAAGGTGCGTGAACTTAATGCGCACCTGGCCCGTCTGAACAAGGCTTTGTTCGTTGAAGCCAATCCTATTCCCGTCAAGTGGGCGCTGGCCGAAATGGGCCGCACCGCACTGGGCTACCGGCTGCCGCTGGTGGAACTGGGCGCACCGCACCACGAAACGGTGCGTCGCGTGCTCCAGGAAACGGGCCTGCTCTAA
- the bamC gene encoding outer membrane protein assembly factor BamC codes for MNKRHAGLSALMSLVLLAGCSEVNQFLGNEESVNYKSAVTQRGEPLSIPPDLTQAASDPRYRAPASGSTTYSQFQQQGQAQATAPKASNVLPGRQDMRVERDGDLRWLVVDRAPEDVFPRLVDFWTENGFTVASNNPGAGLIETDWAENRAKIPESWLRQALGAVLESAWDSGEREKFRTRVERVNGHTEVYVSHRQMLEKRVGGDGSQVQWQNGKEDPGLNAAMLARMMVYLGTDVDNARKLVQQAEAAPQKPAVQQDVRTQGAALVVSESFDRAWRRVGVALDGGGFSVDDRDRSAGDYFVRYVDTDTGEKMDQPGFFSRMFSGDKKAEAPQYRIHLAASGEQTTVTVLDAKGERDNSATAQRLLSVLKDKM; via the coding sequence ATGAACAAGCGTCATGCCGGTCTGTCGGCATTGATGTCTCTGGTGTTGTTGGCCGGCTGCAGCGAGGTCAACCAATTCCTGGGCAATGAAGAATCCGTCAATTACAAGAGCGCCGTCACGCAACGTGGCGAGCCGCTGAGCATCCCGCCCGACCTGACCCAGGCCGCCAGCGATCCGCGCTACCGCGCGCCGGCATCGGGCTCGACCACCTATTCGCAATTCCAGCAGCAGGGCCAGGCCCAGGCCACCGCGCCCAAGGCCAGCAACGTGCTGCCCGGCCGCCAGGACATGCGCGTCGAACGCGACGGCGACCTGCGCTGGCTGGTGGTCGACCGCGCGCCCGAGGACGTGTTCCCGCGCCTGGTCGACTTCTGGACCGAAAACGGCTTCACCGTCGCCAGCAACAACCCCGGCGCCGGCCTGATTGAAACCGACTGGGCGGAAAACCGCGCCAAGATCCCGGAAAGCTGGCTGCGCCAGGCCCTGGGCGCGGTGCTGGAATCGGCCTGGGACAGCGGTGAGCGCGAGAAATTCCGCACCCGCGTCGAACGCGTCAACGGCCACACCGAAGTCTACGTCAGCCACCGCCAGATGCTCGAAAAGCGCGTCGGCGGCGACGGCTCGCAAGTGCAGTGGCAGAACGGCAAGGAAGATCCGGGCCTGAACGCCGCCATGCTGGCGCGCATGATGGTCTACCTGGGCACCGACGTCGACAACGCCCGCAAGCTGGTGCAGCAGGCGGAAGCCGCGCCGCAGAAGCCCGCGGTGCAGCAGGATGTCCGCACCCAGGGCGCGGCGCTGGTCGTCAGCGAGTCGTTCGACCGCGCCTGGCGCCGTGTCGGCGTGGCGCTGGACGGCGGCGGTTTCTCGGTGGACGATCGCGATCGTTCGGCGGGCGACTACTTCGTGCGCTACGTCGATACCGACACCGGCGAGAAGATGGACCAGCCGGGCTTCTTCAGCCGCATGTTCTCGGGCGACAAGAAGGCCGAGGCGCCGCAGTACCGCATTCACCTGGCCGCCAGCGGCGAGCAGACCACGGTGACGGTGCTGGACGCCAAGGGCGAGCGCGACAACAGCGCCACCGCCCAGCGCCTGCTGAGCGTGCTGAAGGACAAGATGTAA
- a CDS encoding transposase: MRARDNLRHEVVQTLGQDDWLIRMPVSQRPRQLRPELPSHWQARMIQTQIDGKPRRFITSMLDPQRFAAQQLAQLCRQRWEIELGFREIKQSLQQGQGVLRSRQPELVMQEVWGVLIAHTLLRRCMRLMAQHVQVEPMRISFHTARHAIVGVLRSVHLARAGAIPQHLQWLLDEARHFVLPPRRQGRSFPRQVKRAARSKYPTKKMPVSS; this comes from the coding sequence ATGCGCGCACGGGACAACCTGCGCCACGAAGTCGTGCAAACGTTAGGGCAGGACGACTGGCTCATTCGCATGCCAGTGTCGCAACGGCCCAGGCAATTACGTCCCGAGTTGCCTAGCCACTGGCAAGCCCGAATGATCCAGACGCAGATCGATGGCAAGCCTCGGCGCTTCATCACTTCCATGCTTGATCCACAACGGTTCGCGGCCCAGCAACTGGCGCAACTGTGCCGACAACGCTGGGAGATCGAACTGGGGTTCAGGGAAATCAAGCAATCATTGCAGCAAGGTCAAGGCGTACTTCGTAGCCGTCAGCCCGAACTGGTCATGCAGGAGGTCTGGGGCGTGCTGATCGCCCACACCCTGCTGCGTCGCTGCATGCGGCTGATGGCCCAACACGTTCAGGTCGAACCCATGCGCATCAGCTTCCATACCGCCCGTCATGCCATTGTGGGCGTACTGCGCAGTGTGCATCTGGCCCGCGCAGGCGCCATACCCCAGCACCTGCAATGGCTATTGGACGAGGCTCGCCACTTCGTCCTGCCGCCTCGGCGCCAAGGCCGTAGCTTTCCCCGTCAGGTCAAACGCGCCGCTCGCAGCAAGTACCCAACAAAGAAAATGCCAGTCAGCTCTTAA
- a CDS encoding cupin domain-containing protein: MNLDHPLPLLGNQSPNDFMRRYWQKKPLLIRQAIPNFKPPVTIAAIKKLARRDDVESRLIWRENGEWQMESGPFARLPKDNEGDWTLLVQSVDLHSDAAAELMQQFRFIPDARLDDVMISIASHGGGVGPHFDSYDVFLLQAAGEREWRYGRQKDLSLEPGLPLKILSHFQPEEQAVLAPGDMLYLPPQAAHDGIAAGDGCMTISIGFRAPTQATLARGLLEAAADQVMARVGLLGGPYGEPALPGPKLSAVYRDPAQAAVATPAQVPDALVEATLETVSKLRFDDALASRFLGCWLTEPSNLSVFDGPEGLDVDLEEDWPAHGKLVLDRRSRMLYRGKQLFINGETAMTPASPALCKLADARSLDCADPACARLSDEARSCLADWLDSGWIHYVES, encoded by the coding sequence ATGAACCTCGACCATCCCCTGCCGCTGCTGGGCAACCAGAGCCCCAACGACTTCATGCGCCGCTACTGGCAGAAGAAGCCGCTGCTGATCCGCCAGGCCATCCCGAATTTCAAGCCGCCGGTCACCATCGCCGCGATCAAGAAGCTGGCGCGCCGCGACGACGTCGAATCGCGCCTGATCTGGCGCGAGAACGGCGAATGGCAAATGGAAAGCGGCCCCTTCGCCCGCCTGCCCAAGGACAACGAAGGCGACTGGACCCTGCTGGTGCAAAGCGTCGACCTGCACAGCGACGCCGCGGCCGAGCTGATGCAGCAGTTCCGCTTCATCCCCGATGCGCGCCTGGACGACGTGATGATCAGCATCGCCAGCCACGGCGGCGGCGTCGGCCCGCACTTCGACAGCTATGACGTGTTCCTGCTGCAGGCCGCCGGCGAGCGCGAATGGCGCTACGGGCGCCAGAAGGACCTGTCGCTCGAGCCCGGCCTGCCGCTCAAGATCCTCAGCCACTTCCAGCCCGAGGAACAAGCCGTGCTGGCGCCGGGCGACATGCTCTACCTGCCGCCGCAGGCCGCGCACGACGGCATCGCCGCGGGCGACGGCTGCATGACCATCTCCATCGGTTTCCGCGCCCCCACGCAGGCCACGCTGGCGCGCGGCCTGCTCGAAGCCGCCGCCGACCAGGTGATGGCGCGCGTCGGCCTGCTGGGCGGCCCCTACGGCGAACCGGCGCTGCCCGGCCCCAAGCTGTCGGCCGTCTACCGCGACCCCGCGCAGGCCGCCGTGGCCACGCCGGCGCAGGTGCCGGACGCGCTGGTCGAAGCCACGCTGGAAACGGTCAGCAAGCTGCGCTTCGACGACGCGCTGGCCTCGCGCTTCCTGGGCTGCTGGCTGACCGAGCCCAGCAACCTCAGCGTGTTCGATGGCCCCGAGGGGCTGGACGTGGACCTGGAAGAAGACTGGCCCGCCCATGGCAAGCTGGTGCTGGACCGCCGCAGCCGCATGCTCTATCGCGGCAAGCAGCTCTTCATCAACGGCGAGACCGCCATGACGCCGGCCTCGCCCGCCCTGTGCAAGCTGGCCGACGCGCGCAGCCTGGACTGCGCCGATCCCGCCTGCGCACGGCTGTCCGACGAGGCCCGCTCATGCCTGGCCGACTGGCTCGACTCCGGCTGGATCCATTACGTCGAATCGTAG
- a CDS encoding endopeptidase produces MMSKTLIIASVLAVSLSACNKKEDAPAPANNPTPGASTPAPSSTPPATSPAPAPAPGTTPGGGSNAPGGSTTPAS; encoded by the coding sequence ATGATGAGCAAAACCTTGATTATTGCGTCGGTGCTGGCGGTCTCGCTCAGCGCGTGCAACAAGAAGGAAGATGCCCCGGCGCCCGCGAACAACCCCACGCCGGGCGCGAGCACGCCCGCGCCTTCCAGCACGCCGCCGGCCACCTCGCCGGCGCCGGCTCCCGCGCCTGGCACCACGCCTGGCGGCGGTTCCAACGCCCCCGGCGGTTCGACCACGCCGGCATCCTGA
- a CDS encoding N-acetyltransferase — protein sequence MPTLALHAFRRILPIATELRIDVNHAPREVETELDAIHDRMNRPSDRLYGLPEVQTDIPGMVLRYREADGEYYVYVVDARRGRLAGYTVFNRLIEVGRRADPYVRAPHSKYAAPYQGMGLATAVYRWGLEAGLCIMSGARQSIGAHRLWLGLARDYELGYVDLRRKRLTYLGATVTPSVLGDLHTRMFLLGRGWTRPDYLRATGMQAPGSALSQQS from the coding sequence TTGCCTACGCTGGCCCTGCACGCTTTCCGCCGCATTCTGCCAATCGCGACGGAACTGCGCATCGACGTCAACCATGCTCCGCGCGAAGTGGAAACGGAACTCGATGCCATCCACGACCGCATGAATCGTCCTTCGGACCGCTTGTATGGATTGCCGGAGGTTCAAACCGACATCCCTGGCATGGTGCTTCGCTACCGCGAAGCCGATGGCGAGTATTACGTGTATGTGGTGGACGCGCGGCGCGGCCGGCTGGCGGGCTACACGGTGTTCAACCGGCTGATCGAGGTGGGGCGGCGCGCCGATCCGTACGTGCGCGCGCCGCACTCGAAATACGCCGCGCCCTATCAGGGCATGGGGCTGGCCACCGCGGTCTACCGCTGGGGGCTGGAGGCCGGCCTGTGCATCATGAGCGGCGCGCGCCAGTCGATCGGCGCCCACCGCCTGTGGCTAGGGCTGGCGCGTGACTACGAGCTGGGCTACGTCGATCTGCGGCGCAAGCGGCTGACCTACCTGGGGGCCACGGTGACGCCGTCCGTGCTGGGCGATCTGCATACCCGCATGTTCCTGCTGGGACGGGGCTGGACCCGCCCCGATTACCTGCGGGCGACCGGCATGCAGGCGCCCGGAAGTGCGCTTTCGCAACAGTCATAG